A genomic stretch from Deltaproteobacteria bacterium includes:
- a CDS encoding aspartate-semialdehyde dehydrogenase: protein MTKKYKIGVVGATGAVGREMVSILGERKFPVECLRLFASEKSVGEKMTFCGKAISVELLQENSFQGEQIVLFSAGGTVSQRFAPLAAEAGAVVIDNSSAFRMAEDIPLIVPEVNPQDVGQYKKRRIIANPNCSTIQLVAVLKPLHDAAGLRRVVVSTYQSTAGAGQKAMKELSEQVVALFNQREIEKRVFPHQIAFNCIPHIDVFLDNGYTKEEMKIVNESRKIMGLPTLRITSTAVRVPVFCSHSESVNVELERKLSVARIREILSKAPGVTVYDDPSKNQYPLAVESTGKDDVFVGRIRIDESVENGFNLWIVSDNLRKGAALNAVQIAELLAEKYI, encoded by the coding sequence ATGACAAAGAAATATAAAATAGGGGTGGTGGGGGCGACCGGGGCGGTCGGCCGCGAGATGGTCTCGATTCTGGGGGAGAGAAAGTTTCCTGTCGAGTGCCTGCGCCTTTTTGCCTCTGAGAAAAGTGTCGGTGAGAAGATGACCTTTTGTGGCAAGGCAATTTCGGTTGAACTCCTGCAGGAAAATTCGTTTCAAGGGGAGCAGATTGTCTTATTTTCCGCCGGGGGAACGGTTAGTCAACGGTTTGCACCGCTTGCAGCCGAGGCGGGAGCTGTCGTCATTGACAATAGCAGCGCCTTTCGGATGGCGGAGGATATCCCCCTCATCGTTCCCGAGGTCAATCCGCAGGATGTTGGTCAATACAAAAAGAGGCGGATCATTGCGAACCCCAACTGTTCGACGATCCAGCTCGTTGCGGTTTTAAAGCCTCTTCATGATGCGGCCGGTCTTCGTCGTGTCGTTGTTTCGACCTATCAGTCAACGGCGGGGGCGGGGCAGAAGGCGATGAAAGAGCTCTCCGAACAGGTGGTTGCCCTCTTCAACCAGAGGGAGATTGAAAAACGGGTTTTTCCGCATCAGATTGCGTTCAATTGTATCCCTCACATCGATGTCTTTCTCGACAACGGTTACACCAAGGAGGAGATGAAGATTGTGAACGAGTCCCGGAAGATTATGGGGCTCCCCACCCTTCGGATCACCTCAACGGCGGTTCGGGTTCCCGTTTTTTGCAGTCATTCCGAGTCGGTCAATGTGGAATTGGAGAGAAAATTGTCGGTTGCTCGTATTCGAGAGATCCTTTCCAAAGCACCGGGCGTTACGGTTTATGATGATCCGTCAAAGAACCAGTATCCGCTCGCTGTAGAGTCAACGGGAAAAGATGACGTCTTTGTCGGCCGGATCCGGATAGACGAATCGGTTGAAAACGGTTTTAACCTGTGGATTGTCTCTGACAATCTACGCAAGGGGGCTGCCTTGAACGCCGTGCAGATTGCCGAGTTGCTTGCCGAAAAATATATTTAG
- a CDS encoding tetratricopeptide repeat protein → MNRIIVQVFFLFCLSFSKSIFAQEGTPEKNSYSQGISEAHALADHGKIDQAIEKLKELLIEIQKEKINPLRLKYDLANLLFLQGRYQEAEVVYREVVKMAEEENELLQRSQARVHRMQERETKKTDQMAIKLIEIETALNQEERPAAGSREYLQKVPLESLHYERAGSLLSRLQLLENKMAGQMLNEARQIFDSRKDYPKVIEILKSIEQEFPGTDEMSSVLILRQETEKKLKRKLF, encoded by the coding sequence ATGAATCGTATCATTGTTCAGGTTTTTTTTCTGTTTTGCCTCTCTTTTTCAAAATCTATTTTTGCCCAGGAAGGAACTCCGGAGAAGAACAGTTATAGTCAGGGAATCAGTGAGGCCCACGCATTGGCTGATCATGGGAAGATCGATCAGGCGATTGAAAAACTGAAAGAGCTCCTCATTGAAATACAGAAAGAGAAGATCAATCCGCTCCGTTTGAAATACGACCTGGCGAATCTCCTCTTTCTTCAGGGGCGTTACCAAGAGGCGGAAGTTGTCTACCGAGAGGTGGTCAAAATGGCCGAGGAGGAGAATGAACTGCTTCAAAGATCTCAGGCGCGTGTTCACCGGATGCAAGAACGAGAGACCAAAAAGACAGATCAAATGGCGATTAAATTGATTGAAATCGAAACCGCCTTAAATCAGGAGGAAAGGCCTGCTGCGGGCAGTCGCGAGTACCTTCAGAAAGTGCCACTGGAATCTCTTCATTACGAGAGGGCCGGGTCGCTTCTCTCACGTCTTCAGCTCCTCGAAAACAAAATGGCAGGGCAGATGTTAAATGAGGCGAGACAGATTTTTGATAGTCGTAAAGATTATCCAAAGGTCATTGAAATTCTAAAATCGATTGAGCAGGAATTTCCTGGCACGGACGAGATGTCGTCTGTCCTTATTCTGAGGCAGGAGACCGAAAAGAAATTAAAACGGAAACTGTTCTAG
- a CDS encoding methionine adenosyltransferase, protein MGSSFLFSSESVTEGHPDKVCDQISDAVLDGFLAQDPDSRVACETLAAGNLVVIAGEITSRGTVDYEKIARKVIREIGYTNEEWGIDATTCRIQIAVGKQSPDISQGVTEGEGLFKEQGAGDQGMMFGYATNETPERMPMPILYAHKLTERLAQIRKKGVVNFLRPDGKSQVTVQYVNGRPHHIPTVVLSTQHSPDVAYETLKEAMIEEVIKKVLPSSLLSNKTHFLINPTGRFVTGGPLGDSGLTGRKIIVDTYGGWGRHGGGAFSGKDPSKVDRSACYMARHIAKNIVASELAERCEVQIAYAIGYPEPVSFMVDTFGTGALKDEEITEIALKTWSLKPAAIVETLKLKRPIYQKTASYGHFGRNDTDFTWETTDRVKQLRTLGESYRHEKGNGKSLKNDERLALRDQPELN, encoded by the coding sequence ATGGGTTCCAGTTTTCTCTTCAGTTCCGAATCGGTCACAGAAGGTCATCCAGACAAGGTATGCGATCAGATCTCGGACGCAGTTCTGGACGGCTTTTTGGCACAGGATCCTGATTCCCGTGTTGCCTGCGAAACACTAGCAGCCGGCAATCTGGTCGTCATTGCTGGCGAAATTACCTCAAGGGGAACCGTTGATTATGAAAAGATTGCTCGCAAGGTCATTCGCGAGATCGGCTATACCAATGAAGAATGGGGTATTGATGCCACTACCTGCCGGATCCAGATTGCGGTTGGCAAACAATCCCCCGACATCTCTCAGGGGGTCACCGAGGGAGAGGGCCTTTTCAAGGAGCAAGGAGCAGGAGACCAGGGGATGATGTTTGGTTATGCAACCAACGAGACCCCGGAACGAATGCCGATGCCAATCCTCTATGCTCACAAGCTGACAGAACGGCTTGCCCAGATACGGAAGAAGGGCGTTGTCAATTTTTTAAGGCCTGACGGGAAGTCACAGGTGACTGTCCAATATGTTAACGGACGCCCACACCATATCCCGACGGTTGTCCTCTCAACACAACATTCGCCTGATGTTGCTTATGAGACCTTGAAGGAAGCTATGATTGAGGAAGTGATCAAAAAGGTCCTTCCCTCTTCCTTGCTTTCTAACAAAACACATTTTCTCATCAATCCCACTGGACGCTTTGTGACGGGAGGCCCTCTGGGTGACTCCGGTCTGACGGGACGGAAGATCATTGTCGATACCTACGGTGGATGGGGACGTCATGGGGGCGGCGCTTTTTCAGGAAAAGATCCCTCCAAGGTAGATCGTTCCGCCTGCTATATGGCCAGGCATATCGCCAAAAACATCGTGGCTTCTGAGTTGGCAGAGCGATGTGAGGTACAAATCGCTTACGCCATCGGTTATCCGGAGCCCGTCTCTTTCATGGTTGACACATTCGGCACAGGGGCTCTCAAGGATGAAGAGATCACAGAAATCGCCCTTAAAACCTGGAGTCTCAAGCCGGCAGCAATTGTTGAAACCTTGAAGCTCAAACGTCCCATCTATCAGAAGACTGCTTCTTACGGACATTTTGGGCGAAATGATACCGATTTTACCTGGGAAACAACCGATCGTGTTAAACAGTTAAGGACTCTTGGTGAGTCGTATCGGCATGAAAAGGGAAACGGAAAATCCCTAAAAAATGATGAACGGTTAGCCCTTCGTGATCAACCGGAACTTAATTAA
- the rapZ gene encoding RNase adapter RapZ, with protein sequence MMAPTKKNEIVILSGLSGAGKSSALHVFEDLGYNAIDNLPGELLPQLAEMLKRSGSRQRYRKLALVMDARGSEFLNNLQKHLQLFRRTGLPLRILYLEARDSVLIRRFSETRRKHPLAPSGMVLRGIQRERKLLSPLRLQSSQNLDTSTLSVHQLRQRILDFVHQKKSIKKLVVNILSFGYRFGVPLEADLVLDIRFLPNPHFVPSLRPLSGENNRVLRFLLAKNETRLFIKHLKRMLRFLLTCYQKEGKSYLTLAFGCTGGRHRSVAIARKVAQQLKWEGYAVNMYHRDIVRGD encoded by the coding sequence ATGATGGCCCCCACAAAAAAAAACGAGATTGTCATCTTAAGTGGCCTTTCCGGAGCCGGAAAATCTTCGGCACTCCATGTCTTTGAAGATCTGGGCTACAACGCCATCGACAACCTGCCGGGAGAGCTTTTACCCCAACTTGCCGAAATGCTGAAACGCTCTGGCAGTCGACAACGCTACAGAAAATTAGCCCTTGTCATGGATGCCCGTGGCAGTGAGTTTCTCAACAATCTCCAGAAACACCTTCAGCTTTTCAGAAGGACAGGCCTGCCGCTGCGGATTCTTTATCTGGAGGCGAGAGACTCCGTACTCATCCGCCGCTTCTCAGAAACACGCCGAAAACACCCGCTTGCCCCTTCCGGCATGGTTCTTCGAGGAATTCAGCGTGAAAGGAAACTACTCAGCCCGCTCCGCCTTCAATCGAGCCAAAATCTCGACACGTCGACACTTTCCGTACATCAATTGCGTCAGCGTATCCTTGACTTTGTCCATCAGAAAAAAAGCATAAAAAAACTGGTCGTCAACATTCTCTCATTTGGTTACCGGTTTGGCGTTCCCCTCGAGGCCGATCTGGTTCTCGACATCCGATTTCTCCCTAATCCCCATTTTGTGCCTTCGTTGCGCCCCCTTTCCGGGGAAAACAACAGGGTCCTCCGGTTTTTGCTTGCCAAAAATGAGACACGGTTGTTCATCAAACACCTGAAAAGAATGCTCCGCTTTCTGCTCACCTGTTATCAAAAAGAGGGGAAGTCTTATTTGACCTTGGCCTTTGGCTGTACGGGAGGACGCCACCGTTCCGTCGCCATCGCCAGAAAGGTGGCACAACAGTTGAAATGGGAGGGTTACGCGGTTAACATGTATCATAGAGATATCGTGAGAGGAGATTGA
- the leuB gene encoding 3-isopropylmalate dehydrogenase — MKILVLPGDGIGPEVTTAAVRILQKVGGADLPLQFEMAVVGGAAIDTTGVPLPATVLKGAKKADAVLLGAVGGPKWDSLPHQGRPEQALLGLRFGLGLFANLRPAHVFDSLVQASTLKEEVVRGTDILVVRELTGGIYFGTPRGIRRRAGKRVGFNTEIYSVPEMMRIAKVAFEAARRRRKKVVSVDKANILESSMLWRETVSRVARRYPDIELVHMYVDNCAMQLVRNPLQFDVILTTNMFGDILSDEAAMLTGSIGMLPSASLGSGKNSLGLPRGMYEPVHGTAPDIAGKGLANPLAAILSSALLLRYSLGADDLASRVEEAVQVVLQEGGRTSDIGGGGVKRFSTSEMTEAVLERL, encoded by the coding sequence ATAAAGATATTGGTGCTGCCAGGTGACGGGATTGGGCCGGAGGTGACGACAGCCGCTGTTCGCATTCTACAGAAGGTAGGGGGTGCTGACCTACCGCTACAGTTTGAAATGGCCGTTGTTGGCGGTGCCGCGATTGATACCACTGGCGTGCCATTGCCAGCCACTGTTTTAAAGGGTGCTAAAAAGGCGGACGCCGTTCTTTTGGGGGCGGTTGGAGGGCCGAAGTGGGATTCACTCCCTCATCAGGGGCGACCTGAACAGGCCCTCTTGGGGCTTCGTTTCGGTTTGGGACTTTTTGCCAATCTGCGTCCGGCCCACGTTTTTGATTCTTTGGTCCAGGCCTCGACCTTGAAGGAAGAGGTTGTGAGGGGGACCGATATTCTTGTCGTACGTGAGCTAACCGGCGGGATCTATTTTGGAACCCCAAGGGGGATCCGTCGTCGGGCAGGGAAGAGGGTAGGGTTTAATACAGAGATTTATTCTGTGCCTGAAATGATGCGGATTGCAAAGGTTGCCTTTGAAGCGGCACGACGGAGACGCAAAAAAGTTGTCTCCGTTGACAAGGCCAATATCCTGGAAAGCTCCATGCTCTGGAGAGAAACCGTCAGCCGGGTTGCCCGACGGTATCCGGATATTGAATTGGTCCATATGTATGTCGATAACTGTGCGATGCAGCTCGTGAGAAATCCCCTGCAATTTGACGTCATCCTCACAACGAATATGTTCGGTGACATCCTCTCTGATGAGGCGGCGATGCTGACCGGCTCAATCGGGATGCTCCCTTCGGCCTCTCTCGGTTCAGGGAAAAACAGTCTTGGACTGCCTCGTGGGATGTACGAACCGGTTCACGGGACCGCACCGGATATCGCCGGAAAAGGGCTTGCGAATCCGCTGGCGGCTATCTTATCTTCTGCACTTCTTCTTCGGTATTCATTGGGAGCGGATGACTTGGCCAGTCGTGTTGAGGAGGCGGTTCAGGTCGTGTTGCAGGAGGGGGGAAGGACATCGGATATCGGGGGAGGAGGAGTGAAGAGGTTCTCAACCTCCGAAATGACAGAAGCGGTTTTGGAAAGACTATGA
- the hprK gene encoding HPr(Ser) kinase/phosphatase, which yields MIALPVRRLLSDTRYHLQLELLAGRKGLDKKKIIIPHIQKPGLALTGETSNLHPGRVQVLGNPEMKFLLKTKPAELDTLFRKLCHLDLACFVITDARKPPAIFVKQAERAGIPLLTTALSSAIFIVRISKFLEENLTETTTAHGVLVDVFGVGILLTGKSGMGKSECGLELVMKGHRLVADDIVHIQKRAPNELYGSASDLLRYHMEIRGLGIINIKDLFGVASVRDQKLIEMVIDMIEWKPREEYERLGVDEKTREMLGVRLPLIRIPVRPGRSLTSVIEVAARNQLLKQKGIYSAHEFQEKLAQAILAGGKKGSLPEGWKK from the coding sequence ATGATTGCCTTGCCTGTCCGGCGCCTTCTTTCCGATACCCGCTACCACCTCCAACTGGAGCTCCTGGCCGGTCGAAAAGGGCTCGACAAGAAAAAGATTATCATCCCTCATATCCAAAAACCGGGACTTGCCTTGACCGGTGAAACCTCCAACCTCCATCCCGGCCGTGTCCAGGTGCTCGGAAATCCCGAAATGAAATTCCTCTTAAAAACGAAGCCTGCGGAGCTCGATACTCTTTTTCGAAAATTATGCCACCTTGATCTGGCCTGCTTTGTCATCACAGACGCTCGAAAACCTCCTGCGATCTTCGTGAAGCAAGCAGAACGGGCAGGCATTCCCTTGCTCACCACGGCTCTTTCGAGTGCGATTTTTATTGTTCGAATCTCAAAATTTCTTGAGGAAAATCTGACTGAAACAACAACCGCCCATGGAGTGCTTGTTGACGTGTTTGGAGTTGGCATCCTCCTCACGGGAAAAAGCGGCATGGGTAAAAGCGAATGTGGTCTGGAATTGGTTATGAAAGGTCATCGACTTGTTGCCGATGACATCGTTCATATCCAAAAAAGGGCTCCCAACGAGCTTTATGGATCAGCAAGCGATTTGCTTCGGTATCATATGGAGATCCGGGGGCTGGGGATTATCAATATAAAAGATCTGTTCGGGGTTGCCTCGGTTCGTGATCAAAAACTAATTGAAATGGTGATTGATATGATCGAGTGGAAGCCTCGTGAGGAATACGAGCGACTGGGAGTTGACGAAAAAACGAGAGAAATGCTTGGGGTCAGACTTCCGCTGATCCGGATCCCTGTCCGGCCTGGCCGAAGTTTAACTTCCGTCATTGAGGTGGCGGCCCGAAACCAGCTGCTCAAACAAAAAGGGATTTACTCTGCGCACGAATTTCAGGAAAAACTGGCACAGGCTATTCTGGCGGGTGGAAAAAAGGGGAGCTTGCCCGAAGGCTGGAAAAAATGA
- a CDS encoding PTS sugar transporter subunit IIA has product MKIKQILSKETILSSLSAQTKEGVIKELAELLVRRCPGITPEVIASVLMEREKLGSTGIGNGVAIPHGKLPQLPQIVTGFARSVPGVPFEAQDGKSAHLFFVLLAPENAASLHLKALARLSRLLKDIHFRNKLLEAKNEDEIYSTNLFTQD; this is encoded by the coding sequence ATGAAGATTAAACAGATTTTGTCAAAGGAAACGATTCTCTCCTCTCTCTCCGCCCAAACCAAAGAGGGAGTCATTAAGGAATTAGCCGAACTTTTGGTGCGCCGATGTCCGGGAATCACACCGGAGGTGATTGCCTCGGTTCTCATGGAGAGAGAAAAACTGGGAAGCACAGGAATCGGCAACGGCGTAGCAATCCCCCATGGGAAGCTTCCCCAACTGCCTCAAATTGTCACTGGTTTTGCGAGGAGTGTCCCGGGAGTTCCGTTTGAAGCCCAGGATGGCAAATCGGCCCATCTTTTCTTCGTTCTTCTGGCCCCTGAAAATGCTGCCAGCCTTCACCTGAAGGCCTTGGCCCGCCTCTCCCGCCTTTTAAAGGATATTCATTTCCGCAACAAACTTCTGGAAGCAAAGAACGAAGATGAAATCTACTCGACGAATTTATTTACTCAGGACTAG
- a CDS encoding PTS sugar transporter subunit IIA: MMVGTIVVTHGGIGKELVRAVQTIVREPNPLVGVALEQSESVDQMRHKIEQAIREMDSGEGVLLLSDMFGGTPSNLCLSFLKEGKVEVVTGVNLPMLIKMASLKEKKSLEEIADFIKNYGQKNIARATEVLHGNRS, translated from the coding sequence ATGATGGTAGGAACAATTGTTGTCACTCATGGAGGTATCGGCAAAGAATTGGTAAGAGCCGTTCAAACGATCGTTCGGGAGCCCAACCCGCTTGTCGGTGTTGCTCTTGAACAAAGCGAATCGGTCGACCAGATGCGCCACAAGATTGAACAGGCAATCCGGGAGATGGATAGTGGCGAAGGAGTTCTACTTCTTTCAGATATGTTTGGAGGGACTCCTTCTAACCTCTGCCTTTCATTTCTTAAGGAGGGAAAGGTCGAGGTCGTGACAGGAGTCAACCTTCCGATGTTGATCAAGATGGCAAGCCTCAAGGAGAAAAAGTCTCTGGAGGAGATCGCCGATTTTATAAAAAACTATGGGCAAAAAAATATCGCGCGGGCCACAGAAGTCCTCCACGGCAACCGGTCTTAA
- the rpoN gene encoding RNA polymerase factor sigma-54, whose amino-acid sequence MALEIKQTLRLAQQLVITPQLQQAIKLLQLSRLDLQNLVQHELMENPVLEETEEPGKEEAEEVSVTEPMTLTHEVHDKEQKTAEVGTKDGELKEPTNFDWENYLGTYNAAEPEGGIGRHEMSDEPPSYENKSSPIRNLQDHLLWQLHLSDMSHEEALIAEEIISNINDDGYFQGNTAEMAKSNNCSEEQVQFILKMVQEFDPTGVGARDLVECLLLQIRPFEKDHTLLKTLIEHHLTNLEKRNYHLIAKELNISMDRLRELAHIVGTLEPKPGRPFGGETPNYIIPDVFVEKVGTEYVVLLNDDGLPKLQVSSFYRNALMQNSMPTAAKEYVQDKLRSAMWLIRSIHQRQRTLYKVTQAIVKFQKDFFEKGISHLKPMILRDIADEIQMHESTVSRVTTSKYVQTPRGLFELKFFFNSRVSKSSGDGITSEAVKLSIKHLIERENGGTPLSDQQIAALLKDQDIHISRRTVAKYREAMGIDTSSRRRQAV is encoded by the coding sequence ATGGCGCTCGAAATCAAGCAGACGCTCCGACTGGCCCAGCAGCTGGTCATCACACCTCAGTTACAGCAGGCGATTAAACTTCTTCAACTTTCGCGCCTTGATCTTCAAAATCTTGTTCAGCACGAACTCATGGAGAACCCTGTTCTGGAGGAGACCGAGGAACCGGGCAAGGAAGAGGCTGAGGAGGTTTCTGTTACGGAGCCAATGACCCTGACGCATGAGGTGCACGACAAGGAGCAAAAAACCGCCGAGGTCGGTACCAAAGACGGCGAACTCAAGGAACCAACCAATTTTGACTGGGAGAATTATCTTGGGACTTATAATGCAGCCGAACCAGAAGGAGGGATAGGCCGTCATGAAATGTCCGATGAACCTCCCTCGTACGAAAACAAGTCTTCTCCTATCCGTAATCTGCAGGATCATCTTTTATGGCAGTTGCATCTCTCGGACATGTCACACGAAGAGGCGCTGATCGCCGAAGAGATCATCTCCAACATTAACGACGACGGCTATTTTCAGGGGAATACCGCTGAAATGGCCAAGTCGAATAACTGTTCAGAGGAACAGGTCCAATTCATTCTCAAAATGGTCCAGGAGTTTGATCCCACCGGAGTCGGGGCACGAGACCTTGTCGAATGTCTTCTCTTGCAGATCCGACCATTTGAAAAAGATCACACTCTTCTGAAGACCTTGATTGAACACCACCTGACGAATCTTGAAAAAAGAAATTATCACCTTATTGCCAAGGAACTGAATATCTCCATGGATCGTCTGAGGGAGCTGGCCCACATCGTCGGCACCCTGGAACCAAAACCGGGCCGGCCGTTCGGCGGAGAGACTCCCAACTACATTATTCCGGACGTGTTTGTTGAAAAAGTCGGGACGGAGTACGTCGTTCTTCTAAATGACGATGGACTGCCCAAACTGCAGGTCAGTTCCTTTTACAGAAACGCCCTGATGCAGAATAGCATGCCGACAGCAGCCAAGGAATATGTACAGGATAAACTCCGCTCCGCCATGTGGCTGATACGGAGTATTCATCAGCGTCAGCGCACCCTTTATAAGGTTACGCAGGCGATTGTAAAATTTCAAAAAGATTTCTTCGAAAAAGGAATCTCTCATCTGAAACCGATGATTCTTCGTGATATTGCAGACGAGATCCAGATGCACGAATCAACCGTCTCACGCGTTACAACAAGCAAATATGTTCAAACACCCCGCGGGTTGTTCGAACTCAAATTCTTTTTTAACTCAAGGGTTTCAAAAAGTTCTGGTGATGGAATAACCTCGGAAGCGGTGAAGCTCTCCATTAAACATCTCATTGAGCGCGAAAATGGGGGCACCCCACTCTCAGACCAGCAGATTGCGGCGCTTTTGAAGGATCAGGATATTCATATTTCACGGCGAACAGTAGCTAAATACCGGGAAGCGATGGGGATTGATACGTCGTCCCGACGACGACAGGCTGTTTAA
- a CDS encoding HPr family phosphocarrier protein, whose amino-acid sequence MGKKISRGPQKSSTATGLNFSKSFRVLNTLGLHARAAALFVKLASRYKSEIQVSKGTNKVNGKSIMGILMLAAAKGSEIKVKIVGEDAKEALHELGKLIESGFGE is encoded by the coding sequence ATGGGCAAAAAAATATCGCGCGGGCCACAGAAGTCCTCCACGGCAACCGGTCTTAATTTCTCCAAATCGTTCAGGGTGTTGAACACACTTGGGCTTCATGCCAGAGCTGCGGCCCTTTTCGTCAAGCTCGCCTCGCGCTATAAATCAGAAATCCAGGTGAGCAAGGGGACCAACAAGGTCAATGGAAAAAGCATTATGGGTATTCTAATGCTAGCGGCAGCCAAGGGATCGGAAATTAAAGTCAAAATAGTCGGAGAAGATGCCAAAGAGGCATTACATGAACTGGGCAAGCTTATTGAATCGGGATTTGGTGAATGA
- a CDS encoding adenosylhomocysteinase encodes MSCDIKDKSLAEQGILKMEWAAQNMPVLRLIQKRFEKEKPLKGLKIAACLHVTTETANLAVTLKSAGAHVALCASNPLSTQDDVAAALAFRHDMPVFAIKGEDEKTYYQHINAVLDSHPTVTMDDGADLVSVLHQKRTSQMSEVIGGTEETTTGVIRLRSMEKNKVLGYPIVAVNEALTKHLFDNRYGTGQSTLDGIVRATNRLMAGSVFVVSGYGWCGKGLASRARGMGARVVVTEIDPIRALEAVMDGFEAMPMERAAVLGDFFCTVTGNKSVIRKEHFEKMKDGAIVSNSGHFNVEIDIPALESITVSKRAIRDYVVEHRLADGRKINLLAEGRLINLASAEGHPSSVMDMSFANQSLSAEYLFQNFKKLEKKVYAVPEVIDREIARLKLNGIGVGIDHLTPEQEKYLSSWDEGT; translated from the coding sequence ATGTCATGCGACATTAAAGACAAATCGCTAGCGGAACAGGGGATTTTAAAAATGGAATGGGCCGCCCAAAATATGCCCGTCCTTCGTCTGATCCAGAAACGATTTGAAAAGGAAAAGCCACTCAAGGGGTTGAAGATTGCCGCCTGTCTTCATGTAACGACAGAGACAGCCAACTTGGCTGTGACACTCAAGTCGGCCGGCGCGCATGTCGCCCTTTGTGCCTCAAATCCCCTTTCCACACAGGATGATGTCGCGGCCGCCCTGGCCTTTCGCCACGACATGCCGGTTTTCGCCATCAAGGGGGAGGATGAAAAAACCTATTACCAGCACATTAATGCGGTTCTCGACAGTCACCCGACTGTCACGATGGATGACGGGGCCGACCTTGTCTCCGTTCTCCATCAGAAAAGGACTTCCCAGATGTCGGAAGTGATCGGTGGAACTGAAGAGACAACCACCGGAGTGATCCGACTCCGTAGCATGGAGAAAAACAAGGTCCTTGGTTATCCGATTGTCGCCGTCAATGAGGCACTGACGAAGCATCTCTTTGACAACCGTTATGGAACAGGACAGAGCACTCTTGATGGTATTGTTCGCGCAACCAACCGGCTCATGGCAGGCTCTGTTTTCGTGGTCAGCGGTTACGGATGGTGCGGCAAGGGACTCGCTTCACGGGCCCGTGGTATGGGAGCAAGAGTCGTTGTCACAGAAATAGATCCGATTCGCGCTCTCGAAGCGGTCATGGATGGTTTTGAAGCGATGCCGATGGAACGGGCAGCCGTGCTGGGTGATTTTTTCTGCACTGTTACCGGGAACAAGTCGGTGATTCGGAAGGAACATTTTGAAAAGATGAAAGACGGAGCGATTGTCTCGAACTCGGGACACTTCAACGTTGAGATTGATATCCCTGCCCTTGAATCGATAACCGTTTCAAAGCGAGCCATCCGGGACTATGTCGTGGAACATCGCTTGGCGGACGGTAGAAAGATTAATCTACTGGCGGAAGGACGTCTTATCAACCTTGCCTCGGCTGAAGGTCATCCCTCGAGTGTTATGGATATGAGCTTTGCCAACCAGTCTCTTTCGGCAGAGTATCTCTTCCAAAACTTCAAGAAGCTTGAGAAGAAGGTCTACGCGGTCCCCGAAGTGATTGACCGGGAGATTGCACGTCTGAAGCTAAATGGCATAGGGGTCGGCATTGATCACCTAACACCGGAGCAGGAGAAATATCTCTCCTCCTGGGATGAAGGGACTTAA
- the raiA gene encoding ribosome-associated translation inhibitor RaiA, protein MEVTYTFRHSEPSPVLRRRISDKLEKLSKYFLKATKAHVILNVEGSRHIAEITLSERHQVLFAEDRSHDMYQSVTGAVTKLERQLKKIKEKTKSHHHKGDVS, encoded by the coding sequence ATGGAAGTCACTTATACCTTCCGACACAGCGAACCCTCCCCCGTGTTGCGAAGAAGAATTTCAGACAAGCTTGAAAAGTTGTCGAAGTATTTTCTCAAGGCCACCAAGGCCCATGTCATCCTGAACGTCGAAGGTTCCCGTCATATCGCGGAGATCACCCTTTCGGAGCGTCATCAGGTTCTCTTTGCTGAAGACCGAAGCCATGACATGTATCAGTCCGTCACAGGGGCCGTTACAAAACTGGAGAGACAACTCAAAAAAATCAAAGAGAAAACCAAGTCCCACCACCACAAAGGCGACGTCAGCTAA